In Citrus sinensis cultivar Valencia sweet orange chromosome 3, DVS_A1.0, whole genome shotgun sequence, the sequence ATGTGACAAGTCTCGCCTCCAACCTAAAGTGTCTCCTAGAATAGTCTGGGTAAATCTCTCCCCACTTCTGGAAGTTTCACCTTCTACTATTTTCTCAATGAACTATTCTCACCTTAGAGAtcaatatatatgaaaaatgcaCCAGGAAAGTTTCTAGGAAAGACTGGAAGAGTCACACTAATTCCACTTAAAAACAAGTCTCCTTACGCTCTTATCGCTTTTGTGACAAAACCTTCCTAGACATGCACAAATCCACACTACTACACAAAAGACTGATCCTCCCAAATATGAATTGCTGACCCTACCATATTCGTGAACAATACCGTATAtatgaatagtaccgtatacgtgaacaataTTGTTTACCCCAAGTATTAACCgtcattttttttaccatttgcTGTGcgtaaaaaatgcaaaatcaaGTGCACCAAATAATCACagcaaaataaaagacacaaaaattttacgtggttcggtaattatgcctacatccacgggaataagagaaaataattatattaattattagagtataatatttgagtaaagaaacctcacttcccaaaacccaaacacatttcaGTACTCTCACACACACTTGAAAGGAAAACATCTCAAATACACACACTCTTCAATTGCTCACTCTCTCAACAATTCTTCACTTGAATtatttctctcaattttttattttttggatgcATAAAAGTGAAGATTGGTTCTCTATTTATAGGAGTGCAAAATTGCACTATTGCACCTACCTCTAGCAAATCATCACGATGATTAGTGTGTGCTATATTCGGTGCCTAAACTTTGGCCAATTTGTCAATACGTTTTGCCAATTTGTCAAgtttttttgacaaattattataaaattttttctttgtcaaaaaacttattttgacTTTTACACAATAagaatacaatttatttttattctaattccTAAGCTCAGGTAAATAATATACTTTGATTCTTATTGCTCATTTTAATTCTAACTTGGTTATGAACGGATAAGTGCAACATTAGTGGATTCTCTGAAGTTATAAAGGAATGAAAGATGTGAGAATCTTCAGTTCCGGAAATTAGTAAATTTCCCATCATTGTCATTAAGCTCCAGTGATCCAACCGCAGAAAAATATGCACAGCCCAATTCAGCCCGGTGCTACTTGAGCCCAGCACCCTGTACAAGGGGTCATGGATAGGCCCAGGCTCATGTTAAAAGCCCGAGCCCGTAGGTCCACCGCCCATGCTCAGGCCTGGCCGGCTGCCAAGTTGAAAagtttttcatcttctctaaACTCACTGCGaaaaagtttaattatttgattaattagttaattgaCTAACCTCTCTGCATCTTCCTTCCTTTGGACGGCGGCCCAGACAAAGACACAAACACGAACACGAACACGAACACAACAAATCACATCTTGTGTTCGAAAACAAATCCACAAAACTCACACTAATGCTTTCACTCAAACATCATGTAGCCAAATCCAGGGCTCTTGTCTCCCCATTGCTCCTCTTAAACAACAACATCAAAACCATTTACATATTCTCTCATTCATCTTATTCAACAGTCGTAGGCGCTAGCGCCAAGGACGTCGTGCTTTCATTCAAAGAATGGTTCGGCTTGAAGCCCCGGAGCAGCGCCGTTTTGGATCGAGTTTTCCAAATCTTGAGCACCCACGACGACGAGGACTCGGCCTCTCGCTTCGCCGCCGATCAAGCCCTTTCCGAATTGGGTATTCGCCTCACCGAATCCTTCGCCATTCAAGTCCTCAATTACGGCAAAAAAACGAAGGACGTGCTCTCTTGCCTCAAGTTCTTCGACTGGGCCGGCCGCCAGCCTCACTTTCACCACACGCGCGCCACGTTCCACGCCATTTTTAAGCTTCTCCATTGTGCTAAACTCACGCCTTTGATGGTGGACTTTCTTGAGAATTACAAGAAAGATAGGTACTATCATCAGGTGAGGTTTAATGATACTCTTGTTATGGGATACGCGCTTGCTGGGAAGCCCGACATCGCGCTTCACCTGTTTGGTAAAATGCGGTTTCAAGGTATGGACTTGGACGATTATGCTTATCATGTGCTTTTGAATGCTTTAGTTGAGCAGGGTTGTTTTGATGCTGTTGCTGTCGTTTCTAAGCAAATTTCAATGAGGGGTTTTGAGAATGATGTTACTCGTACTATTATGTTAAAGTGTTTATGTAAGCAGAAGAAGATAGACGAGGCTGTTGAGTACTTTCAGCAATTAGTGAGTGGCAGGGAATGTGTGAGCGGGTTTATGATAGGTATTGTTGTCGATGCACTTTGTAAAAATAGTAGGTTTGAGCAGGCAGGGAAGTTATTGGAGGATTTTAAGGATCGTGACAACGTTGTGAAATTAGAGAAGGCTTATGATGTTTGGTTGAGGAATCTTGTTCGGGCCGGGAGGTTAGATCTGGCTTTGGAGTTTTTGAAGAGTAAGAATTCTTTAGAAGGGTATGTTCCGGAAGTGTTTCGATTTAACTTTTTGGTGTCTAGGCTTTTAAAAGAGAATAGGCTTATGGAGGTTTTTGACTTATTCATGGATATGAAAGAAGGTCAGATTTCTCCTGACGGGGTCACTATGAACACtgtattgtgttttttttgcAAAGCTGGGATGGTGGATGTTGCGATTGAGTTGTACAAGTCAAGGTCGGAGTTTGGGCTCTCTCCTAATGGTATAGTTTATAATTACTTGATTAATTCTCTGTGTGGGGATGGGAGTACTGATGAAGCCTATGAGGTGCTAAAGAATTCCATTGATCAAGGGCTTTTCCCTGGTAAAAAAACATTGTCTATACTTGCTGATGCTTTATGTAGGGATGGAAAGTTTGAGCAAATGAAagatttggttatttttgcCTTGGAACGGAATATTAAGCTACGTGATGTCACgtatgataaatttatatctGCTTTATGTAAGGCTAATAAGGTTGAAGTTGGGTATTTGATCCATTCGGAACTCAGTAGAATGAATAAAGTTGCTTCTGAAAATACTTACATCCAATTGATACATGGTTTTAACAAATCAAACAGGGCTGATATTGCTGCTAGACTTCTTGTTGAAATGGAGGAAAACGGTCACAAACCAACTAGAGCATTACACAGAGCTGTTATTCGTTGTCTCTGCAATATGGAAACTCCAGCGAAGCAGTTCCTGCAATTGCTGAATATGCAGTTGTCTCATCAAGAAACCaactttcaaatttataatttcttcattGATGGAGCTGGGCACGTCAAACGGCCTGATCTAGCTAGAGCAGTATATGAGTTGATGCAGAGAAGTGGACTTGTCCCCCAACTGGGTTCTAACATTCTTATGTTGCAGAGTTATCTAAAGAGTGGAAGAATTTCTGATGctctaaattttttcaatcatTTGCGCCTTAAGGAAATGAATGGGATCCCGAGAAAATTATACAACACCTTGATTGTTGGTCTCTGCAAGGCCATGAAAGCAAATCTTGCATGGGGGTTCATGAGGGAAATGAGACATAATGGAATGTATCCTAGCATGGAATGTTATGAAGAACTTATAAAGCTGCTATGCTCCaccaaaaattatgatatggtgGTTGGTGTTATGAATCATTTGGAGGGACATGGACGTCAGGTTACATCCTTTATTGGTAACACCCTTTTGTTGCATGCATTGAAGACCCGAGATCTCTATGAGGCTTGGATTCGGCTGAGAGGTATGCTGATTAATGAGCAATCTAAGATTTCATTGCTTGGCCAGCTTATTGGAGTTTTTTCTGGTTGCATTAAAGTGAGCCAAGATATTGAAGGCTTACAGAAAATGATTGAGCAGTGCTTCCCGCTTGACACCTACacttataatatattactGAGACGATTAAGCGTTAGTGAGATAGATCATGCTTGTGAGTTATTCAATAGGATGCGTCGTAAAGGCTATGAACCCGACCAATGGACGTTTGACATCTTAAAATGTGGTCTTTACAATTGTTTGAGGACGGATGAGGCAGAGAGAAGGCTGGAGGAGATGTTCTGAATGGGCTTGATTGACTGAACATTTGGAGCAATTCATTTCATGAGTGATTATTAGACTCAAAAGTTCCAGCATCAGGAAGCAGATTGATCCAAAACATTCATACAGACAGAcagacaaaatattttttgggaAATAATGTCTTTTGTGCCTTAATATGATTTGAATACAAGAAATATCGCATTGCTTCATGTATATTACCTCagaattattgttaatatctTTCAACCAATGGAATTGCGATGTGCTTTTCAAGTTCATCATGTTTCAGGTAACCGTAATAACTCAGCTCATGAACCAGCCAAGATATTTTTTGGCAGTAGAAGGTAATGGttgtttaaaaagaaataaaaatacacacaTTGTTGAAGATAAtggttgtttaaaaaaaaataacattctGCACATTTGCACTATTATGAACTAGGCTTTAAAGAGGAAAAACATGACATAAGCCGTATGGGTAACCAATTACTCAATTAGATTGTGAATTTGTGAGAgttgaaattcttttaatgcaaaaatctaaATGATGTGTtgtcaaattaataaatcatacGTAGGCCAAGAGaagcaaataataataataataattctttggATGAGTGTTCGGATTTTGGTTGCGCAAAACTTTTATTCCGAAGGGGTCGAGTTGTGCTATTTCTAAGATCCACTAATAGTACATACATATTATGAGTTATGATCTCAAGTGTCAAACACATCTAAAAGTGTATTAACCTATAATTCAATAAGGGTCGGTATAAGAttgtttttgaaagatttaaaagtgattttaaaaagttaaaagttaattttggtatttgataaatttttatttttatcaaaatctccCCACCAcacaatatattttgaaaagtaggGAAGttattctttcaaattttgattttgataattagttttatacttaatataatttcatttatatccttatatatattataaaaatttaaaattatccttattaattagaaaataaaatcattaattttaaaatgattattattgttaccatttgttgagacaacaaaataaaaaaataaattaataatataaagtatttattttagttatcaattattatatatatacaataaaaaatattttatatacatgtttgtaaatgtgtaaataatttttattaaacattttGAGTAATTCagttatatatattcttaCTTACACCAATTTAATAGTAAGATTTGCCAAATACATAtgactatttttaaaactaatcgatcttttgaaaataaattttattgaatatttaaCTGATTATTTCTGCAActggttatttttattacacatttaataataattattttaaaaattaaaatattatcaaactGGCGCTAAGTATACAAAATTGTTGTGTTGAGAAACGAGATGTTGATTAAATCATTTGTGAATTAAGTGACTGATTGAAAGTCAAGTCTCGAGATACCAAATTCAAAACTATAGCACACACTATGTTAAAAAGAGAAGTTCCATTTTAAGGCACTAAAAGTGGAGATAAGTGGATGCTTTTCCAAATCTATTGCTTTCAACTTTGAAAGTAATGCAATCTAACTAGGGGTTCTGTGGATAAAATTatgctattatttaatttgggtGGGTATGATTTtggctttatttatttattttttccaaattggTAATCGtttcctttaatttcaatagTGAAGGCATGCTGGACAACAACATTGTCTCTAAGGAAAGATTATCTCCCTTGAGCTAATGTCTTGGGGCACTTCAGATAGAGTTTTTTACATGTAGGTTATGTCCCAAGGTGCAATGGCTCTAGTGAGCACTCCCAACTATAAAACTCTTGAACAGTTtggttataaatatatttttgatatagtattttatttctttatttatttattcggCAGAACGGTaagtaaagtttaaatttagtatttaaatcatacatttcttaaataaaattatctaaaaactATTGGAGTAGGCGTCTGGATTAttgttgtgtttacttgttggagtgggagtgaggagtgttGATTCCTCCCACTCTAGCGTTTACTTACTTAAAATGGAGAGGGATTGGGAGTCCCACTCTATGGGCCCCACCCATTTTTGGAGTCTCCCAtttctacctttttttttattttatgttttataattaataaaataaaataaataatattatatttaactaaataataatttacattgattctaagttaaaattattttaaaataatattattatattaatagagaattaataaatataatattattatatttattttaaaaataatagtattatatttatttaataataataataaatactttattctaagaaaatattaattttgtactaaataatattatattattattttatataataataaatttaatataattatattaaataaaataacatttcattttatattaaaattacaattaataatttattgttcataattaagaatattaataattataataaatttacaaatataataaaataaatattattcattaaatatattttttattagttttgtaattaaaaattataattctttaaataagcataaaattgtaatttgaaactatttactcctaattcaagacaaagtaaacacataaattggattctgatctcCATTCCATGCTTTCATTctagtgtaagtaaacaacatactcccactcccactccacactctcaATCCTAGGATTCCCACTTCCCAGGAttctcaatccaatccaaaaagtaaacgttACCTATATGTAGTATGTTTAATGTTCTATGAAAATCTTTTATGTACTAATATATGTACAAACACatatacacattttttttttaattaaatacagtcaatttctgaaatttttgtttttgtttttgttttgggcTTTGGATTCACATTGATGATCACTATATTTTATGAATCTAGGATAGCTTTACTTTGGTCACTGCACATgtgatgaaaatatttttggccCAAAGCGTATGACGGAATCATGAGATGAATTTTaaaccataaaaaatattattattaattaattaattataattctatatccaaaaaagcaaaagactTTTGAGTGAGATAGTGGGCCCCCCATTCTTTTTGCTCAGCTGTGGGATTCGTCGGCTGTCGGTAGTAACCCTTGCAGTGAACCGCGtcaggaaaatattttatttttgtataataaCATTTAGATCcttatatttatgtattttatctCTTAGAAGcataatattttctatttgtgtaaTAAAGGTCCGTGATCCCAAGAACTGacccttttaaaatttaaataaattaattaattgttcattaCAAATTTGACCCTTCGGGAGCGCCGGTTTATAGGGGACCATATGATTTTATGAGGTTAACAATATTctcctattattattaacatgaataatcattattaatttttattaataattaagaaataaaaactcCATCAACTACTTTTCCTATCACTCTCAACCACGTTGATCATCTTTATTTATGACTAGCCACTGATATTTTTTGAAGTCGAATTTTATGCTATCAAAATTCTCATTGTTTTGATATATGTAACTAAAACGAACAAATATTATTGACGATGAGAATTTCCATTTGCTAGAAAAATAAGGATTAAAGTTTCTACTATCATGTAGTactttaattgtaaaataatgatgattAGATAGAAGTCGCGTCTACTTTGTATAGATGGACTAATGTCGAAAAGAATGGTATAGCAACACTCCTCCgattttcacattttaaataaGTAGGAGCTCAATTAATAGACATGtagatatatttatttcaatcaaGTGACAAGAATTCCATTTCtatgaaatttgatttcaaaggATGTCGATGAACGAAAGCTAATAACGACCGGTAGTAGTaacaaacaattaatagagttgttattttatcataatcAACTTTgcataaaaatcaattcatataaataatacaatttaataataaaatataaatttagttcatattgCCCCAACGGCTAAccaagttattattattaattttttaaatataatcaaTCATCAATAGCAATAAGTACTATAGATAACACAATATTGAACATATCTATCTTACAATATGATACATCACAGTTAGTTtcaatacaatttaatttaagggTTAATTTCGTCCTGCCTCCAAATGTTCCAATATTTTCTACCGCGTccctaaatattttaacaatgtCCACTCCACAACCAAATCCGTTATTTTGACCGTTTATTATAATGGTCAAAGGGTAAATTTGGAAGTTCATgccctaaatattatttgatgatgataaattaaatttgtttgataaGTTAATTGATgggattattattaattacctttaattaagaaattttaatctaaatattaattattaaattagtattttatctcatttaattattctctaattcaagataaggggtattttggatatttgattaaatttcaaataactCCGTTAAACATAATGGTCAAATTTAGGTGTGGGCATCAACCCGCTCAACCCGTGAACCCGACCCAACCCGTGTAATTTTTTGCGGGTTGGGTtgagttgataaaataaacaggttgggttgggttaaaaatttttaacccaacccaacccgtCAAcccgtatatatatatatatatatatatatatatatatatatatatatatatatatatatatatatatataaattattatatgaattttgatattttatataaaaattaaaaaaatataaatataaaaactttgaaatgttgGATTTGTTTTaaggattttaatatttacatttttttatctaatttatttatttatttttgttaactatttaattagactataacaatagattttttcaaaaatacaatcCAATCAACCTAACCCAACTGGTCAACccgtatatatataaaaattattatataaattttgatatttcatataaaaatttaaaaatataaatataaaaactttgaaatgttgGATTTGTTTTaaggattttaatatttacatttttttaatctaatttatttatttatttttgttaactatttaattagactataacaatagattttttcaaaaacacaaTCCAATCAACCTAACCCAACTGGTCAACCcgtatgtatataaaaattattatataaattttgatatttcatataaaaatttaaaaatataaatataaaaactttgaaatgttAGATTTGttctaaagattttaatatttgtattttttagtttttttatttaatttatttatttttgttcactatttaattatactataaaaataatttttttaaaaaatctaaccCAATCAACCCAACCCGACCCAACTCGTAAAACTGTGGGTTGGGTCGGGTTGGGTTGAGATATGTAATGGGTTGGATTAggttgaaaaattttaactcgTTCTACATGCGGGTTGGGTCGTGTTGATACTCAACCCAAcccgtgcccacccctagtcaAATTAATGGAATTCAGTGCACGgtaaaaaatgtcaaaatatttaaatacgcggtgaaaaatgtcaaaacaTTTGAGGGATAGGTGAAAATAACCCTTAATTTAATACGGCATTCAATGCACCAACTTTTCGAAGGgcaatttgatcattttgatttttgacaAGCTAAAGGATCTATTTCATATAAACGGATAAACTATATCTGTGTGTGGGAAAACTAAATAATTTGGGatgttattttatgatttttttttttaactctatAAAGTCAAAAAATACTTTATCAAGCAAtaattggaaattttattttatttaatacaagTGCAAAATCAAAGAAATGCCAAAAAACCAAACGCATTGAAAATTGAACagtgacaaaattattttaatttctggTCTCCCTCTCTATGTCTCCCCCCTAACTTTTAACATCCTGtggactccattttcattcaattttaatggCGAATCCATGTCAATGAATTTATGTGataaatctttatttaaaataaacggagggaatataattttttcggGTTTTGAGTCGAGTCTCACTTTCTAAGCACTGATCTGGGATTTGGATTTTGCTTTTTTGCCCAAATGTCTCCTTCAAGTGGAATTAATTCTAATGGAGGAGCAAATGGTTGGAATTACATCGAGCATCAAGTCTCCAAAATGGACACTCTTGCTGGTGTCGCCATCAAGTATGGGGTCGAggtaatttttagtttttaatttatttttcaatcctTCAAAATTGATGTGGGATTGGATTTTGGAGTTACGATCTACTGAGAATTTGATGTGGGTATTGCTATTTACTGTGTTTTATGAACTGAGTTGTGTTTATTTTGGCTCATGGATGAGATTTTGGAAATGAATATAGGTGGCTGATATCAAAAGGTTAAATGGGTTGGCTACAGATCTTCAGATGTTTGCTTTGAAAACGTTGCATATACCGTTGCCCGGAAGACATCCGCCGTCTCCCTCTTTGTCCGATGGTTCTTCCTCTTCAGGGTATATTTATAGCACTCTCATGTCCCTATTTTTTGTCTTGGCCTATTTTTTTGGTGAAATGGATCACGTAGGAATATTGGCAATTATAGTGGATATTTTATCTCATGCACTTAAACTGAGTTTTAAAGATTGTTTAAATATAGACTTCCTAGTGTTTATCACTAGTTGCTATGAAATTAGTCAAGTAATTCATGTACTTTACGTAAATGCTTCTAGAATCacttaatttatatcaatttttgAGTGGAGAAGCAACTACTCGCAAAGGAAGCGATGTGATTCACTACTGGGTATATCTTTGTATAAACTAGTAAGCTTGTGTGCATGACATTGCTAAGCTTGTTAAAGCTTTGGCACCTTGTGTTCTTATTAGACTGCAAGAGTTTTGCGACTGTTGTCCGAAAATTAATATTCTGTCTTGAATTACTAactgattctttttattttccttcttgcAACGGTCTGATATAGATTCATGGTTTTTGTCATATCTGGGAATGACTTAGTTATAATGTTTggagttttttctttttttctttttgacctTTTTAAGCCACATCTAGTTTGATGTCAATATGACCCAAATTTGTGGATGAGATACTTGGTAGGCCCGTTGTACCCGTTCTTATGAAGCCCAATCAGTGACTTGAACATTTTTATGTGTGTTGAATAATGGGTTAATCACAAAGTTAAGCATCAAATCACGATATTTGTTCATATGAATCCCATTTACGATTGTGTTATTGTTTCAGtggttttgttaaattaaatcgGTGGGAGCTTGTGTACTTATCAGAGTGCAATATCCTTACTTTTCTCCTAAAatctttgttctttttttaggCTTTCTATATTTTATCATAGGAGATTCTGCTACCCAGTGAGTTTTATGAAGGCTAGTTAATGATTCATTGTAATACTCTTTTTATGCTCAACAATGAGTTCATGAAGATTGTCAGATGTGTCTTCTTTGTGGTAGCCTTTTCAGCGTTTCCATTGGGGAGAAATATCTTAGGATATACATATGAAGTCTGCTATTGCTCCAAAGTGCTAATGTTCAGAGTGTATCAGAGTGGTTGACCGACTTATATATGACCGATGAATTCTGATTTTATGTAGCCTGGCATTAATTATTGCATATTATGTggtatttttttccctcctgTCCTATGTTAGTACCTTGTGGTGACTTTCCATGTCTAGCAATCAACATCCTTATCATGGGGGACAAGCATTCCTGTAAAATGGATTTTTGTCCCCTTCCAGTCTTATTATTTagtgaaattatataaatacatGTGTTTCCTTCATTGGTCGAAGTTAAAATAGGTTATTCTATGATGTTGTAGCTTTAAAGCTccaagaaattttattggatTTAACTGTTTTAACCTACCTTTGAAAATGACATGTATTTGAAGCTAAATCAGAAGAAATTCGAGCTGAAATCAGTTTCTGCTAGTTATTTAGACTAGGTACCAGTGGATGTTTtaagattttgataaatttgggTTTAATGTATTGTATGATTCTGATTAGGGTTTCTATCTAATATAAGCCCTACTGAATGTTAAATAGCTAATCAGAACTTG encodes:
- the LOC102609082 gene encoding pentatricopeptide repeat-containing protein At1g71210, mitochondrial, translating into MLSLKHHVAKSRALVSPLLLLNNNIKTIYIFSHSSYSTVVGASAKDVVLSFKEWFGLKPRSSAVLDRVFQILSTHDDEDSASRFAADQALSELGIRLTESFAIQVLNYGKKTKDVLSCLKFFDWAGRQPHFHHTRATFHAIFKLLHCAKLTPLMVDFLENYKKDRYYHQVRFNDTLVMGYALAGKPDIALHLFGKMRFQGMDLDDYAYHVLLNALVEQGCFDAVAVVSKQISMRGFENDVTRTIMLKCLCKQKKIDEAVEYFQQLVSGRECVSGFMIGIVVDALCKNSRFEQAGKLLEDFKDRDNVVKLEKAYDVWLRNLVRAGRLDLALEFLKSKNSLEGYVPEVFRFNFLVSRLLKENRLMEVFDLFMDMKEGQISPDGVTMNTVLCFFCKAGMVDVAIELYKSRSEFGLSPNGIVYNYLINSLCGDGSTDEAYEVLKNSIDQGLFPGKKTLSILADALCRDGKFEQMKDLVIFALERNIKLRDVTYDKFISALCKANKVEVGYLIHSELSRMNKVASENTYIQLIHGFNKSNRADIAARLLVEMEENGHKPTRALHRAVIRCLCNMETPAKQFLQLLNMQLSHQETNFQIYNFFIDGAGHVKRPDLARAVYELMQRSGLVPQLGSNILMLQSYLKSGRISDALNFFNHLRLKEMNGIPRKLYNTLIVGLCKAMKANLAWGFMREMRHNGMYPSMECYEELIKLLCSTKNYDMVVGVMNHLEGHGRQVTSFIGNTLLLHALKTRDLYEAWIRLRGMLINEQSKISLLGQLIGVFSGCIKVSQDIEGLQKMIEQCFPLDTYTYNILLRRLSVSEIDHACELFNRMRRKGYEPDQWTFDILKCGLYNCLRTDEAERRLEEMF